In the genome of Pseudomonas sp. B33.4, the window CTGGCGCGGATGATCACACCGGTTTCCGTTTAGGGCTTGGCGTCTGGCTCCAGCACTCGGCGGATTTCCCCGACCGCTGCCGACAGTTTTTTCTCTAGACTCTTGAGGTCTGCGGCGGTAATGCCTTTCTTGAATTGCCCGCTCGATTCGGCTTGTTCCGGTTTGGCGACGGCATCGAGCAGGGCATGGCGCAGGGTGTTATTGATCACCGTCTGATAACCGAACCCTTCGTTTTCCGCGACCGTACGCGCTGCCTCGATGACGGCGTCGTCGAGCATGATGGTGATGCGGGTTTTACCTTTGTTTGACGCCACTGCGCCGCGTTTGCCCTGAGAAAAGTCATATTCATCTTTCATCGGTCAAGCCTCCAGAAAATAAGCGCAACGTTCGCTCGGTGTGGCGGCACGTGCAGAAATGATTCGAACAACATTCGCTTCCCGGTAACTGTACGCAACGACCAACAAGCGCCCTTTGCCGTTGAGGCCAATAGTGATCCAGCGCTGTTCGTCATGGTCGTTGTCCTCGATCGTCAGTGCTCGTTCGTCGTGAAAGACCGGTTCGGTCTCGGCGAGGCTGACGCCCTTGTGCTTGAGTTTGTTAGCTGCGTTCTTGCTTTTGTCGTACTGAATTTCAATTGACTTCATTATGCATACTTTATATGTATAAAAAAGAGCGCGTCCGCACCGTCGGTCGCCGTGAACACTTCAGCGTAGTGGCGGCAGGCGAGGGCACTGGAGAGGAAGTGTTGCCGGATTTGTGGGAGATGGGAGCAGCGGGCTAGAAGCTTGGGTGGCTACCTATCCATTATGTGACTGACAAGTTGTATACAACTATATGGACATTTGTCCCGATTATTGAATACAGTGTGCGCATAACAAAAACCAGGGAACCCCCCACCATGAAAACGCCCCATGTTTCACACCAACGGCCCGAGGACGAAAATCTCGGGGTCGGCGCGAATATGGCTTACGGCCTGCAACATGTTCTGACCATGTACGGCGGTATCGTTGCGGTGCCACTGATCATCGGCCAGGCGGCCGGCCTGTCGCCGGCAGACATTGGTTTGCTGATTGCTGCTTCATTGTTTGCGGGGGGGCTGGCGACACTGCTGCAAACCCTGGGTCTACCGTTTTTTGGCTGTCAGTTGCCGCTGGTACAGGGCGTGTCGTTTTCCGGCGTGGCGACCATGGTCGCGATCGTCAGCAGTGGCGGGGAGGGCGGCTTCCAGTCGGTGCTGGGCGCAGTGATTGCGGCGTCCTTGATAGGCTTATTGATCACACCGGTGTTCTCGCGCATCACCAAGTTCTTCCCGCCGCTGGTCACCGGCATCGTGATCACCACCATCGGCCTGACGCTGATGCCGGTGGCCGCGCGCTGGGCGATGGGTGGCAACAGCCATGCGCCGGACTTCGGTAGCATGCAGAACATCGGTCTGGCGGCGGTCACGCTGGTGCTGGTGTTGCTGCTGAGCAAGGTCGGCAGCTCGACCATCTCGCGTCTGTCGATCCTGTTGGCCATGGTGATCGGCACGGTGCTGGCGGTGTTCCTCGGCATGGCGGACTTCTCCAGTGTCACCACTGGCCCGATGTTCGGCTTCCCGACACCGTTCCACTTCGGCATGCCGACCTTCCATTTCGCCGCGATCCTGTCGATGTGCATCGTGGTCATGGTGACGCTGGTCGAAACCTCGGCGGACATTCTGGCGGTCGGTGAAATCATCGGCACCAAGGTCGATTCCAAACGTCTGGGCAATGGCCTGCGGGCGGACATGCTGTCGAGCATGTTTGCGCCGATTTTCGGTTCGTTCACCCAGAGCGCCTTCGCCCAGAACGTCGGGCTGGTGGCGGTAACCGGGATCAAGAGCCGT includes:
- a CDS encoding BrnA antitoxin family protein codes for the protein MKDEYDFSQGKRGAVASNKGKTRITIMLDDAVIEAARTVAENEGFGYQTVINNTLRHALLDAVAKPEQAESSGQFKKGITAADLKSLEKKLSAAVGEIRRVLEPDAKP
- a CDS encoding BrnT family toxin; this translates as MKSIEIQYDKSKNAANKLKHKGVSLAETEPVFHDERALTIEDNDHDEQRWITIGLNGKGRLLVVAYSYREANVVRIISARAATPSERCAYFLEA
- a CDS encoding nucleobase:cation symporter-2 family protein, which encodes MKTPHVSHQRPEDENLGVGANMAYGLQHVLTMYGGIVAVPLIIGQAAGLSPADIGLLIAASLFAGGLATLLQTLGLPFFGCQLPLVQGVSFSGVATMVAIVSSGGEGGFQSVLGAVIAASLIGLLITPVFSRITKFFPPLVTGIVITTIGLTLMPVAARWAMGGNSHAPDFGSMQNIGLAAVTLVLVLLLSKVGSSTISRLSILLAMVIGTVLAVFLGMADFSSVTTGPMFGFPTPFHFGMPTFHFAAILSMCIVVMVTLVETSADILAVGEIIGTKVDSKRLGNGLRADMLSSMFAPIFGSFTQSAFAQNVGLVAVTGIKSRYVVATGGIFLVILGLLPFMGRVIAAVPTSVLGGAGIVLFGTVAASGIRTLSKVDYRNNVNLIIVATSIGFGMIPIAAPNFYDHFPSWFATIFHSGISSSAIMAILLNLAFNHFTAGNSDQQSVFAAAEERTLRYRDLAALREGDYFSDGKLHDCDGKEVPVIEPDDHDHGHGAPKVQVKSSEHV